The nucleotide window ACTGCGTGAATGAAGCGCCGGATATAACGGCAATTTTTGTTTTTGAAAGCAATTCACAAAGAAGGTTTATCATTTTTTTATCGGGTTGCATTTTGCTTACATTAAGCGTCCCATCAAGGTCAAAAATAATCAATTCTTTCATACTACGCGACAAAGCAGTAAAGACCTGTTTTTTTGTATTTAAATTTCTTGCTGCCTATATCCATGGCTCAAGTATACCAAAAGTTCTAACGTTTCTCTCGTTGGGTCTGTGGAGTGGCTACAAATATAGTTGCTCCGGCGACCACAGTACCAAAGCAAAGCTTGGTACGTGGTAAGCAGGAGTCTCGATCTCTACGAGATCAGTACGGGTTGCCAGATATTTTCTTTGAAAATATCTGGCAACCCTTTCGAGTCCTGTCCCGGTGACAAACACAAAAGCCCTAATGCATTCGCATCAGGACTTAGTGTTTGTTGCTCCGGCGACAGGAATCTCGATCCTTACAGGATCAGTACAGGTTGTCGATATTTTTACAAAATATCTGGCAACCTTTTCGAGTCCTGCCACAGAGAGAGATAAGTAAAACCCCAATGCATACGCATCGGGGTTCAACTTACTCTAGCTCCGGCGACAGGGTACTCTTCCATTACATGGACGGTACACCTTTTCTGTTTTCTTTTCATAAATTCAAGAAAACTATCAAAGGTCTTCGAGTCCTGCCACAGAGAGAGATAAGTAAAACCCCAATGCATACGCATCGGGGTTCAACTTACTCTAGCTCCGGCGACAGGACTCGAACCTGTGACCCATTCGTTAACAGCGAATTGCTCTACCAACTGAGCTACACCGGAATATGCACATTTTACAAGAAATGTTATCAAATTGGAAGTATTGCAGTATAAAACCACATGTTATACTACAGACAATATATGCACATAAATATTAAAGCGACTCACATCACATTAACTCCCGAGGCGTCTGAATATTTAGACAAGCGACTGGCCTCACTTGAAAAGTTGGTTGATCCTAATGATACGAGTGCCATGGCTGATGTTGAAGTAGGAAAAACGACCATGCATCACCAATCCGGTGATGTGTTTCGGGCTGAAATCAACATACGAACAGCAGGGAAGCAGTTTCGAGCGGTAGCAGAAGAAGGGACTCTCTATAGCGCGATAGACAAGGCACGAGATGAGATACTGAGAGAAATGAGAAGAAATAAGCAAAAAAGACTCCATTTACTCAAACGAAGTGGTGCCAAAGTAAAAGAGTTCACTCGCGATCTTCAGGCAAGGGGAGTGCACATTAAAAAATTTCTGCGGCGTAAAAAATAAAAAATTTAAACTATTATCCTCTCAGAAAATCTTCATAATCCATTTCTCGCTTGCCCTCGGGTATAACTCGGGTAATTTCCAATTTTGCATCTTTTAGCC belongs to Patescibacteria group bacterium and includes:
- the raiA gene encoding ribosome-associated translation inhibitor RaiA; translated protein: MHINIKATHITLTPEASEYLDKRLASLEKLVDPNDTSAMADVEVGKTTMHHQSGDVFRAEINIRTAGKQFRAVAEEGTLYSAIDKARDEILREMRRNKQKRLHLLKRSGAKVKEFTRDLQARGVHIKKFLRRKK